The following proteins are co-located in the Candidatus Nitrosotenuis cloacae genome:
- a CDS encoding ABC transporter permease: MHPTLRLVNRNLTISLNPGFLVWQVMFPIVYIFVAGYAYTALIKSVPLGDLSLDYPAFIASGMIGFNIMNSTLVSGIIIWNDRRHGMFEQILVGPFTRRNYILSNVFTIGIVGLISAALITALGFPLFFTSAQLNVLTIPFLIFASIVGSILFGSIASIISTRLKSSEGFNVIINTVFLFFAFVSTAFYPAEGAPEPLASGFYLNPLTYLVDIIRAGIFGTFNEFVMMEMLVLVAAASVLFVVAIKLLTRLEM, encoded by the coding sequence ATGCACCCGACTCTTAGGCTGGTAAACCGGAATCTGACGATTTCGCTCAATCCGGGGTTTTTGGTCTGGCAGGTGATGTTCCCAATAGTGTACATCTTTGTGGCAGGCTATGCGTATACGGCGCTGATAAAGTCGGTCCCACTGGGAGACCTCAGCTTGGACTATCCGGCGTTCATCGCGTCCGGCATGATCGGATTCAACATAATGAACAGCACGCTGGTGTCTGGGATAATAATCTGGAACGACAGGCGCCACGGAATGTTTGAGCAGATTCTGGTCGGGCCGTTTACGCGACGAAACTACATTCTGAGCAACGTGTTCACAATTGGCATAGTGGGGCTTATCAGCGCCGCTCTGATCACAGCACTTGGCTTTCCGCTGTTTTTCACATCGGCCCAGCTCAACGTGCTGACTATTCCGTTTCTCATATTTGCATCAATTGTCGGGTCCATCCTGTTTGGCTCGATTGCCTCGATAATTTCCACCAGATTAAAGTCAAGCGAGGGATTCAACGTGATAATCAACACGGTGTTCCTGTTCTTTGCGTTTGTGAGTACAGCGTTCTATCCGGCGGAGGGTGCACCGGAGCCGCTTGCAAGCGGATTCTACCTGAATCCACTGACGTACCTTGTTGATATAATTCGCGCAGGGATATTTGGGACGTTTAACGAGTTTGTGATGATGGAGATGCTCGTGCTTGTCGCCGCGGCCTCCGTGCTGTTTGTAGTTGCGATAAAACTTCTGACCAGACTTGAGATGTAA
- a CDS encoding nucleotide exchange factor GrpE: MQEPDSDETIQVEVSDGAGDDNADQIAQLQQSLASCEDKLKRSLADFQNLERKTRSDIENGVNEKMDRFLLSFLTIYDDLVRAKEVLKKENPDAQGLDFILKNMDSLLAEYGVAPISALGEIFDPNLHEAIAVIQDETLDDNTITKEIRKGYISHKKTLRPTLVEISKKPRSE, translated from the coding sequence TTGCAGGAACCGGATTCTGATGAAACAATACAAGTTGAGGTGTCGGACGGTGCGGGGGATGACAACGCAGATCAGATTGCGCAGCTGCAGCAGAGCCTGGCCTCGTGCGAGGACAAGCTAAAGCGCTCGCTTGCGGACTTTCAGAACCTGGAAAGAAAGACAAGATCCGACATTGAAAACGGAGTCAACGAGAAAATGGACAGGTTCCTCCTCAGCTTTCTGACAATTTATGACGACCTGGTCAGGGCAAAGGAGGTACTAAAGAAGGAGAATCCGGACGCGCAGGGGCTGGACTTTATTTTGAAAAACATGGACTCATTACTTGCAGAGTACGGGGTTGCACCGATTAGCGCACTGGGGGAGATCTTTGATCCAAATCTGCACGAGGCAATCGCGGTCATACAGGACGAGACACTTGACGATAACACCATTACGAAGGAAATCAGGAAAGGATATATTTCTCATAAGAAGACTTTAAGACCGACATTAGTCGAAATATCAAAAAAACCACGATCAGAATAA
- the gatE gene encoding Glu-tRNA(Gln) amidotransferase subunit GatE, which translates to MPEIDIEKIGLRVGLEIHQQLATNKKLFCSCRPVESEEYPVQFSRRLRLAKSELGKYDPAAVFESSKSKIIKYNANPQSSCLVEYDDEPPHALDHDAKSISLIIASALHSNIFDETYVMRKIVIDGSNTSGFQRTTLISQGGYLQVDGERVGVQAVCLEEDAAKLVKDGENVREYALDRLSIPLVEIALAPVSGTPAQIKKIALTLGRLLRVTRKVARGIGSIRQDVNVSISGGGIVEVKGVQQLDQLEKVIMYEAQRQHGLQLIAERINSIDISKGDVIDVTDYFAKSKSKIILKSLKDGYSIKSLKVRNFAGMFGYEPYEGIRLGKELGQQVRFFGIGGIFHSDELPNYGIEQDEVDGLRSLLKAEKNDGFLIVAGPKEKIEFAVDAVINRIIDAKNGVPAETRAATQSGETVFLRPRPGSSRMYPETDIPPITVSREELQFAKDNVPKSWDEAILELQKRYGLNAQLAEQMFDSEYLDLFESICSDGKNNPNFVASILCSTITNLQRKGLDGTLLKPEHILRSFEMLAEEKIAKESLEMIYEYIMSGKVKTIEEFAEKHSQSINDTELESMLDRIISSNMNAIKSQGAHSSGMLMGLAMKSLRGKVSGEKISKMLTLKIAKILKE; encoded by the coding sequence GTGCCAGAGATAGACATAGAGAAGATAGGACTCAGAGTCGGCCTTGAGATTCACCAGCAGCTTGCCACTAACAAAAAGCTGTTCTGCAGCTGCAGGCCGGTAGAATCAGAAGAATACCCCGTGCAGTTTTCCAGGAGGCTGAGGCTGGCAAAGAGCGAGCTTGGCAAGTACGACCCTGCCGCAGTGTTCGAGTCATCAAAATCAAAGATAATAAAATACAACGCAAACCCGCAGAGCAGCTGCCTTGTGGAATATGATGACGAGCCGCCGCATGCGCTGGACCATGACGCAAAGTCCATCTCCCTGATAATCGCATCCGCGCTGCACTCCAACATATTCGACGAGACATACGTGATGAGAAAAATAGTAATCGACGGCTCTAATACTTCGGGCTTTCAGAGGACCACTCTGATCTCCCAGGGCGGGTACCTGCAAGTGGACGGAGAAAGGGTCGGAGTCCAGGCCGTGTGCCTTGAGGAGGATGCTGCAAAGCTTGTAAAAGACGGCGAAAACGTCAGAGAATACGCACTGGACAGACTCAGCATACCGCTAGTAGAGATAGCGCTTGCGCCCGTAAGCGGGACGCCTGCCCAGATAAAAAAAATTGCACTAACACTTGGCAGACTGCTGCGGGTAACTCGAAAGGTGGCACGTGGCATCGGCTCCATCAGGCAGGACGTAAACGTCTCAATCTCCGGCGGTGGCATAGTGGAGGTAAAGGGCGTACAGCAGCTGGACCAGCTTGAGAAGGTCATCATGTACGAGGCGCAAAGACAGCACGGGCTGCAGTTGATAGCAGAGAGGATTAACAGCATCGACATATCAAAAGGCGACGTAATAGATGTAACCGATTACTTTGCAAAATCAAAATCAAAGATAATTCTAAAATCACTAAAGGATGGCTACTCCATAAAGTCGCTCAAGGTGAGGAACTTTGCAGGCATGTTCGGCTACGAGCCGTACGAGGGAATAAGACTCGGCAAGGAGCTTGGCCAGCAGGTACGGTTCTTTGGAATAGGAGGCATATTCCACTCAGACGAGCTGCCAAACTACGGAATCGAGCAGGACGAGGTGGACGGTCTGCGCAGTTTACTGAAGGCAGAAAAAAACGACGGCTTTCTGATAGTGGCAGGCCCAAAGGAGAAGATAGAGTTTGCAGTTGACGCAGTCATAAACAGGATAATCGACGCAAAGAACGGCGTTCCCGCAGAGACGCGCGCGGCAACTCAGAGCGGCGAGACTGTATTTCTGCGACCAAGGCCCGGCTCATCAAGGATGTACCCGGAGACTGACATCCCCCCGATAACAGTGAGCCGCGAGGAGCTGCAGTTTGCAAAAGACAACGTGCCAAAGTCGTGGGACGAGGCAATACTGGAACTGCAAAAAAGGTACGGCCTCAACGCGCAGCTTGCAGAGCAGATGTTTGACTCAGAATACCTAGACCTCTTTGAGTCAATCTGCTCCGACGGGAAAAACAACCCGAACTTTGTTGCATCCATACTGTGCTCCACTATCACCAACCTGCAGAGAAAGGGACTTGACGGCACGCTGCTAAAACCCGAACACATACTAAGGTCCTTTGAGATGCTGGCAGAAGAAAAGATTGCAAAGGAATCGCTCGAGATGATCTACGAGTACATCATGTCAGGAAAGGTAAAGACAATAGAAGAGTTTGCCGAAAAACACTCCCAGTCCATAAATGATACAGAGCTTGAAAGTATGCTGGACAGAATAATCAGCAGCAACATGAACGCAATAAAGAGCCAAGGCGCCCACTCCAGCGGCATGCTCATGGGACTTGCAATGAAGTCGCTTCGCGGCAAGGTGTCCGGCGAGAAGATCAGTAAAATGTTGACATTAAAGATTGCAAAAATATTGAAAGAATGA
- the dnaK gene encoding molecular chaperone DnaK — MAKIIGIDLGTSNSAAAVMMGGKPVLVPAAEGTSIGGKAFPSVVAFTKDGQLLVGEPARRQAVTNPDNTIVAAKRKMGTDHAYKIQGKEYKPQQISSFILQKIKKDAEAFLGETVEKAVITVPAYFDDNQRQATKDAGTIAGLDVVRIINEPTAASLAFGLDKAGQDMKILVFDLGGGTLDVTIMEMGGGVFEVLSTSGDTQLGGTDMDKVLIDFIVNEFRKTSGIDLTKDSTAMTRIREAAEKAKIELSTVMETDINLPFISYDQSAGPKNLEVKLTRAKFEELIRPIVERCRTSIENALRDAKLSTSDISKIVLVGGPTRIPMVKKFVGDIINKSPESGVDPMEAVAMGAAIQAGIIAGDVTSDIVLLDVTPLTLGVETLGGLREPIIERNTTIPTSKTKVFTTAADNQTAVTIHVVQGERPMAADNVSLGSFNLTGILPAPRGVPQIEVKFDIDANGILNVTAKDLATKKEAKITIQAGSKMSKEEIEKLKQDAEKFAEDDKKKKEAVDLKNEAESFVYTTEKLITQDLKDKLTQEQGIKISEAVRDVKEVMDKEADVLKPKLEALKTLVNQITTELYKNMTPPPGPESQDAGQSQGEPEQNKGAGPTS, encoded by the coding sequence ATGGCAAAAATAATTGGAATTGATTTGGGAACAAGCAACTCTGCTGCGGCAGTGATGATGGGCGGCAAGCCCGTACTCGTACCCGCCGCCGAAGGCACATCCATCGGGGGCAAGGCGTTCCCGTCAGTGGTGGCCTTTACAAAGGACGGACAGCTCCTTGTGGGAGAGCCGGCCAGGCGACAGGCGGTCACAAACCCCGACAATACCATAGTTGCCGCAAAAAGGAAGATGGGCACAGACCATGCCTACAAAATCCAGGGCAAAGAGTACAAGCCACAGCAGATATCATCGTTCATACTTCAGAAAATAAAAAAGGACGCAGAGGCGTTCCTCGGCGAGACCGTGGAAAAGGCCGTAATCACCGTTCCGGCATACTTTGACGACAACCAGAGGCAGGCAACAAAGGACGCAGGAACAATTGCGGGACTGGACGTAGTAAGGATAATCAACGAGCCGACTGCGGCATCGCTTGCATTCGGGCTCGACAAGGCAGGACAGGACATGAAGATTCTGGTGTTCGACCTCGGCGGCGGAACGCTTGATGTCACTATAATGGAGATGGGAGGCGGGGTCTTTGAGGTGCTCAGCACGTCCGGTGACACGCAGCTTGGAGGGACGGACATGGACAAGGTGCTAATAGATTTCATAGTTAACGAATTCAGAAAGACGTCGGGAATAGACCTGACAAAGGACAGCACTGCGATGACTCGAATCAGGGAGGCCGCAGAAAAGGCAAAGATAGAGCTGTCCACTGTCATGGAAACCGACATCAACCTTCCGTTCATCTCATATGACCAGTCGGCAGGGCCAAAGAACCTCGAAGTAAAGCTGACTCGCGCAAAGTTTGAGGAACTCATACGACCTATAGTGGAAAGATGCCGTACCTCGATTGAAAACGCACTAAGGGACGCAAAGCTTTCCACATCCGACATCTCAAAGATTGTGCTAGTCGGCGGACCAACAAGAATACCGATGGTCAAAAAATTCGTCGGCGACATAATCAACAAGAGCCCCGAGTCCGGGGTGGACCCGATGGAGGCAGTTGCCATGGGGGCCGCAATCCAGGCGGGAATCATCGCAGGGGACGTGACAAGCGACATTGTACTATTGGACGTAACGCCGCTCACACTCGGAGTGGAGACACTCGGGGGACTGCGCGAGCCGATCATAGAGAGAAACACCACAATACCGACATCCAAGACCAAAGTGTTCACCACTGCGGCCGACAACCAGACTGCGGTGACCATTCACGTAGTACAGGGCGAGCGACCTATGGCAGCAGACAACGTCTCACTTGGAAGCTTTAACCTTACAGGAATACTGCCTGCCCCAAGGGGCGTGCCTCAGATTGAGGTAAAGTTTGACATCGACGCAAACGGAATACTCAACGTGACTGCAAAGGATCTTGCAACAAAGAAGGAGGCAAAGATAACAATCCAGGCTGGATCAAAGATGTCCAAGGAGGAAATTGAAAAGCTAAAGCAGGACGCAGAAAAATTCGCCGAGGACGACAAAAAGAAAAAGGAGGCAGTAGACCTCAAGAACGAGGCGGAGAGCTTTGTCTATACCACTGAAAAGCTGATCACGCAGGACCTAAAGGACAAGCTGACGCAGGAGCAGGGAATCAAGATATCGGAGGCAGTCAGGGACGTAAAGGAGGTAATGGACAAGGAGGCAGACGTCCTAAAGCCAAAGCTGGAGGCGCTAAAGACGCTTGTCAACCAGATCACAACTGAGCTTTACAAGAACATGACACCGCCACCTGGTCCAGAGTCACAGGATGCAGGGCAGTCCCAGGGGGAGCCGGAGCAGAACAAGGGCGCAGGTCCTACAAGCTAA
- a CDS encoding ATP-binding cassette domain-containing protein, which yields MSSIVARSLSKSYGSVVAVDGIDLNVRSGSVFGFLGPNGAGKSTTMKLLTTLIPPTNGAIEILGIDAIKHPLEVRKRIGVVLQQPSYEPNLSVEKSLEKYGMMWNIDGKTRRDRTEELIDVFDLGEIRRRKNEDLSIGQRRRVQVAREFMHEMDLLFLDEPTVGLDPSARRRLLDFLKNKARTGLTIFYTTHVLTEAEYLCDEIAVINRGKILAVDSPDQLKNTFGQEKTIKIHLTDRHEKLADLVRGIPGCTVDYETGTDIIIQSRKSEIVLSQILQILIENNMAVEDLVAMPTTLEEIFLRMVDQNAPDS from the coding sequence GTGTCAAGTATAGTTGCAAGATCGCTCTCAAAGTCATACGGGTCCGTCGTTGCGGTGGACGGAATAGATCTCAATGTGCGATCGGGAAGTGTGTTCGGTTTTCTTGGGCCAAACGGGGCGGGCAAGTCCACCACCATGAAGCTTCTCACCACGCTGATCCCCCCGACAAACGGGGCAATCGAGATCCTGGGGATTGATGCGATCAAGCACCCATTAGAGGTGAGAAAGAGAATCGGCGTTGTCTTGCAGCAGCCAAGCTACGAGCCGAACCTCTCAGTGGAAAAATCGCTTGAAAAATACGGCATGATGTGGAATATAGATGGCAAGACAAGGAGGGACAGGACTGAGGAGCTGATTGACGTGTTTGATTTGGGGGAGATCAGGAGGCGCAAAAACGAGGACCTCTCAATTGGGCAGAGGCGGAGGGTGCAGGTGGCGCGCGAGTTCATGCACGAGATGGACCTTTTATTTTTGGACGAGCCGACGGTCGGGCTTGACCCGAGCGCAAGGCGGAGGCTGCTTGACTTTTTGAAGAACAAGGCAAGAACGGGGCTTACGATATTTTACACGACGCACGTGCTTACGGAGGCAGAGTACCTCTGCGACGAGATTGCAGTGATAAACAGGGGCAAGATACTTGCGGTGGACTCGCCGGACCAGCTAAAGAACACGTTTGGGCAGGAAAAGACGATAAAGATCCACCTCACGGACAGGCACGAAAAGCTGGCAGACCTAGTCAGGGGAATACCAGGATGTACCGTGGACTATGAGACGGGGACCGACATTATAATACAGTCAAGAAAGTCGGAGATTGTCTTGTCCCAGATTCTGCAGATACTAATTGAGAATAACATGGCAGTGGAGGACCTGGTGGCAATGCCCACCACGCTGGAGGAGATATTCCTAAGGATGGTTGATCAAAATGCACCCGACTCTTAG
- a CDS encoding DUF354 domain-containing protein codes for MRIWFDILTPKQILFFEPMIKELQKHNTVLCTSRNYREVVALAKLRKMKIQFVGRHGGSSKSEKLAASLNRTSMLSKKILQFKPDATVSFCSPEAARVSFGLGIRHVAFCDSPHADAVMRLSVPLIQKLLTPWIIPKGEFTKFGIKEKDIVQYRAVDASVIVKGNTKKPRAKRMQKNILVRVEEDQAAYAQNSKSRILDIIDEIAKEFPNYTVMVLPRYGQQIAVLQKRFGNRIRILRKVAVGGDLLHDTDVFVGSGGTMTAESALSGIPTISYNAVPNLVQDYLVRKGLVILESDPKKIAHAIKKVLHSDNSALRNNAKSTLASMEDPLKKLIQVIKTGQHFRK; via the coding sequence TTGAGGATCTGGTTCGACATTTTGACGCCAAAACAAATCTTGTTTTTCGAACCGATGATCAAGGAGCTGCAAAAACACAACACTGTACTCTGCACCTCGAGGAACTACAGGGAGGTGGTTGCACTTGCAAAGCTCCGCAAAATGAAGATCCAGTTTGTCGGAAGACACGGTGGATCAAGCAAGTCAGAAAAGCTTGCCGCCAGCCTGAATCGCACAAGCATGCTTTCAAAAAAAATTCTCCAGTTCAAGCCGGACGCAACTGTGAGCTTTTGCTCGCCTGAGGCAGCAAGGGTGTCGTTCGGCCTTGGGATAAGGCACGTTGCCTTTTGCGACTCGCCGCATGCGGACGCGGTGATGCGGCTTTCGGTGCCGCTCATTCAGAAGCTGCTCACACCATGGATAATACCAAAGGGCGAATTTACAAAGTTTGGAATAAAGGAAAAGGACATCGTCCAGTACAGGGCAGTTGACGCATCGGTGATTGTAAAAGGCAATACAAAAAAACCCCGCGCCAAAAGAATGCAGAAAAACATCCTTGTCCGAGTCGAAGAAGACCAGGCCGCATACGCGCAAAACAGCAAGAGCCGCATACTTGACATCATAGACGAGATTGCAAAAGAGTTCCCGAATTACACCGTGATGGTGCTGCCAAGGTACGGCCAGCAGATAGCTGTGCTGCAAAAGAGGTTCGGAAATAGAATAAGGATCCTAAGGAAGGTGGCAGTCGGAGGCGACCTGCTGCACGATACCGACGTGTTCGTCGGCTCCGGCGGAACAATGACTGCCGAGTCCGCGCTTAGTGGCATCCCCACAATCTCGTACAATGCGGTTCCCAATCTGGTGCAGGACTATTTGGTAAGAAAGGGGCTCGTCATTTTGGAATCGGATCCAAAAAAGATAGCACATGCAATAAAAAAAGTGCTCCACTCTGACAACAGCGCGCTGCGCAATAACGCCAAGAGCACTCTTGCATCGATGGAGGATCCCCTCAAGAAGCTGATCCAAGTCATCAAGACGGGACAACATTTCCGAAAATAA
- the dnaJ gene encoding molecular chaperone DnaJ translates to MSAKRDYYEVLGVSKSDSIDAIKSQYRKLALKFHPDRNKSPDAPEHFKEISEAYAVLSEPEKRKLYDQYGHAGLEGRYSTEDIFQGARGNFDDIFSNFGAGGFDSIFDSLFGRTGGFGGFSRQRGNDLLYEASLTLEDVFSGKRLDIDVKKNVDCKDCKGSGCAPGTTTETCSACRGQGQVRITRNMGFSTFMTVQPCTKCHGQGRFIPKPCSACRGTGKTKGTKHLSFDVPPGIDSGDYVISGEGDSVPNGPNGDLIVRIRVQPHHLFKRDGADVFYDAKISIADACLGRTIEVPTLEKSEKVKVEEGTQPNAIIKLKGKGLPHSGSRGRGDQYVRLVVDIPTKLSKQQKELLEKLRDTME, encoded by the coding sequence ATGTCAGCAAAAAGAGACTATTACGAGGTGCTTGGAGTCTCAAAGTCGGATTCTATTGATGCCATAAAATCGCAGTACCGAAAGCTGGCACTAAAGTTTCACCCGGACAGGAACAAGTCGCCTGACGCGCCGGAGCATTTCAAGGAGATATCGGAGGCGTACGCAGTCCTGTCGGAGCCGGAAAAGCGCAAGCTGTACGACCAGTACGGGCACGCAGGACTTGAGGGAAGATACTCCACCGAGGATATCTTCCAGGGGGCAAGGGGCAACTTTGATGACATATTTTCAAACTTTGGCGCAGGTGGATTTGATTCAATTTTTGACTCGCTGTTTGGCAGGACTGGCGGCTTTGGCGGATTTTCAAGGCAGCGGGGCAACGACCTTCTGTATGAGGCAAGCCTGACGCTTGAGGACGTGTTTAGCGGAAAAAGACTCGACATAGACGTAAAGAAGAACGTGGACTGCAAGGACTGCAAGGGATCTGGATGCGCGCCAGGCACCACGACTGAGACGTGCTCTGCGTGCAGGGGTCAGGGGCAGGTGAGGATAACTCGCAACATGGGATTTTCCACATTCATGACGGTGCAGCCGTGCACCAAGTGCCACGGGCAGGGCCGCTTCATTCCAAAGCCGTGCTCTGCGTGCAGGGGGACTGGAAAGACAAAGGGGACAAAGCATCTCTCATTTGACGTGCCGCCGGGAATAGACAGCGGCGACTATGTCATCAGCGGAGAGGGCGACTCGGTGCCAAACGGGCCCAACGGCGACCTGATTGTGCGCATACGTGTGCAGCCGCATCACCTGTTCAAGCGCGACGGTGCGGACGTATTCTATGACGCCAAGATATCGATTGCCGATGCGTGCCTTGGCAGGACGATCGAGGTGCCGACTCTGGAAAAGAGCGAAAAGGTCAAGGTGGAGGAGGGTACGCAGCCAAATGCCATCATAAAACTAAAGGGAAAGGGTCTGCCTCATTCGGGCTCCAGGGGCCGCGGGGACCAGTACGTCAGGCTTGTAGTGGATATTCCGACCAAGTTGAGCAAGCAGCAAAAGGAACTCCTTGAAAAGCTGCGCGACACGATGGAATAG
- the gatD gene encoding Glu-tRNA(Gln) amidotransferase subunit GatD: MSEYRGYHGAALEFLKQHNIKVGDTIKITTDSDHTGTIMPRYEHGDDRHIVLKFKNGYNVGIEINQIKKTEYISSTEITPGKEDAPKPNPALPKILLLSTGGTIASRVDYRTGSVTPALSAQDLNASVPELSEIANIDAEVLLSEYSENITPDHWIKIAQKLDSYAKSEYAGIIVAHGTDTMQYTAAFLSFALAGFPKPIVLVGSQRSSDRPSSDAALNLIAAAKFIINCRECRVFVAMHNSESDDDVACHLGTRVRKNHTSKRNAFETVGAKPAFIVTNNEIVSNLKEGARTRYAPKIAVDTQVALVKYHPGYDPKMLEYIINGCKAIIFEGTGLGHVGKTVYDSIRKAREKGIFVGMTSQCIDGRVNMAVYESGRDLMHLGVVPLSDMIPETALVKAMWALANHPDSIQDIMLRNIASEFTE, encoded by the coding sequence ATGTCAGAGTACAGGGGATACCACGGCGCCGCGCTCGAGTTTCTCAAGCAGCACAACATCAAAGTCGGCGACACCATCAAGATAACCACCGACTCTGACCATACCGGAACAATCATGCCAAGATACGAGCATGGCGACGACAGGCACATCGTCCTAAAGTTCAAAAACGGATACAACGTCGGAATCGAGATTAACCAAATTAAAAAGACAGAATACATCTCTTCAACTGAGATCACGCCCGGAAAGGAGGACGCCCCAAAGCCAAACCCCGCGCTGCCAAAGATACTACTATTATCAACAGGCGGCACAATAGCAAGCAGGGTCGACTACAGGACCGGCAGCGTCACGCCTGCACTGTCGGCGCAGGACCTCAACGCATCGGTGCCGGAGCTGTCGGAAATAGCAAACATCGATGCCGAGGTGTTGTTATCAGAGTATTCAGAAAACATCACGCCGGATCACTGGATAAAAATTGCACAAAAGCTTGACTCTTACGCAAAATCAGAATATGCAGGAATCATAGTTGCTCACGGAACCGACACCATGCAGTATACTGCCGCGTTTCTCTCGTTTGCGCTAGCCGGATTTCCAAAGCCAATAGTACTAGTTGGCTCGCAGAGGTCGTCGGACAGGCCATCGTCTGATGCCGCACTCAACCTCATCGCAGCAGCCAAGTTCATCATAAACTGCAGAGAATGCAGGGTCTTTGTCGCAATGCACAACAGCGAGTCAGACGACGACGTCGCATGCCATCTTGGGACGCGCGTCCGCAAAAACCACACAAGCAAAAGAAACGCATTTGAGACCGTCGGCGCAAAGCCTGCGTTCATAGTAACAAACAACGAGATAGTCTCAAACCTAAAAGAGGGCGCAAGGACCAGATACGCGCCAAAGATCGCAGTCGACACGCAAGTGGCGCTCGTAAAGTACCATCCAGGATACGACCCAAAGATGCTAGAATATATCATAAACGGCTGCAAGGCGATAATCTTTGAGGGGACCGGGCTTGGGCACGTCGGAAAGACGGTATACGATTCCATAAGAAAGGCAAGGGAGAAGGGAATCTTTGTCGGGATGACCTCGCAGTGCATAGACGGCCGCGTCAACATGGCAGTGTACGAGAGCGGAAGGGACCTGATGCACCTTGGTGTGGTGCCTCTATCAGACATGATCCCAGAGACTGCGCTGGTAAAGGCAATGTGGGCGCTTGCAAACCATCCTGATTCCATCCAAGATATAATGCTCAGAAACATCGCGTCAGAATTCACAGAATGA
- a CDS encoding single-stranded DNA-binding protein, with protein sequence MSEFDALLTKLLEQKPDLTRSDIENLIAQKKEKIGAGYLTDQGALFLVASDLGLAISEPAKTEIGIKDLYSGAKEVTLQTRVLNVSPKRQFSRKDGSQFLLRNMTVYDNDSSVTVKLWDEKANLPEMADIKPGDLIKIIKAYVKSDLNGEPTINIGSGSSIERATNESKIPSLESRTKDVSEIADGEKNIIVSGTIDGNIGYSEFTNSRGTPGSALRFRMKGKDGRSTRIVIWNKTEADIPKVVPPAAKIRLLGVKARMNQQELEVHGNESTVIDLEADQEVQPVILRVLSIVKNENGQKMILGVNKEKQLLNIVDAADVTAAFGQGDVLECMPSKLYGSNITVDSESFVRKIESDDIPQLGDLRTKIVDIKPDNNYYCIEAIILRPPERRNVQTKSGESITLSEMYVEDDTAQIWVKGWRNQARLLDECSIGEIVTVVGVVAKPGLEGRTELFLTPFSTIKKRN encoded by the coding sequence TTGTCCGAATTTGACGCATTGTTAACCAAACTGCTTGAGCAAAAGCCGGATCTTACCAGATCGGACATTGAAAACCTGATCGCACAAAAGAAGGAAAAGATCGGCGCAGGCTACCTGACGGACCAGGGGGCGCTGTTCCTGGTTGCATCGGATTTGGGCCTTGCAATCTCAGAGCCGGCAAAGACTGAGATCGGCATAAAGGACCTCTACTCTGGCGCAAAAGAGGTCACACTGCAGACGCGTGTCCTCAACGTGTCCCCAAAAAGGCAGTTCTCAAGAAAGGACGGCTCGCAATTTCTATTACGAAACATGACAGTATACGATAACGATTCATCGGTTACGGTAAAACTCTGGGACGAAAAGGCAAACCTGCCAGAGATGGCAGACATCAAGCCTGGCGACCTCATAAAGATAATCAAGGCGTATGTAAAGTCCGACCTGAACGGTGAGCCGACCATCAACATAGGCTCAGGCTCATCAATAGAGCGCGCAACCAACGAGAGTAAGATCCCGTCACTAGAGTCGCGCACCAAGGACGTAAGCGAGATTGCCGACGGTGAAAAGAACATCATCGTGTCAGGTACGATAGACGGTAACATCGGATATTCAGAATTTACAAACTCCCGCGGCACACCAGGAAGCGCGCTGCGATTCAGGATGAAGGGCAAGGACGGCCGCTCCACAAGAATAGTCATCTGGAACAAGACGGAGGCAGACATCCCAAAGGTGGTTCCACCTGCAGCCAAGATCAGACTGCTCGGAGTCAAAGCAAGGATGAACCAGCAGGAGCTTGAGGTCCACGGAAACGAGTCCACCGTAATAGACCTGGAGGCAGACCAGGAGGTGCAGCCGGTAATACTAAGAGTGCTCTCAATTGTCAAAAACGAAAACGGACAAAAGATGATTCTTGGCGTCAACAAGGAAAAACAACTACTCAATATAGTAGATGCGGCAGATGTCACCGCAGCATTTGGCCAAGGCGACGTACTGGAGTGCATGCCCTCAAAGCTGTACGGAAGCAACATCACAGTAGATTCCGAGTCGTTTGTAAGAAAGATAGAATCGGACGACATCCCGCAGCTTGGCGACCTTAGGACAAAGATAGTCGACATCAAGCCGGACAACAACTATTACTGCATAGAGGCAATCATACTCCGACCTCCGGAGAGGCGCAACGTGCAGACAAAGTCCGGCGAGTCAATCACGCTTTCAGAGATGTATGTGGAAGACGACACAGCCCAGATCTGGGTAAAGGGCTGGAGAAACCAGGCAAGACTGCTTGACGAGTGCTCAATAGGCGAGATAGTCACAGTGGTAGGCGTGGTCGCAAAGCCTGGACTTGAGGGAAGGACCGAGCTGTTTTTGACTCCTTTTTCCACAATTAAAAAGAGAAACTAG